In a single window of the Coffea eugenioides isolate CCC68of chromosome 3, Ceug_1.0, whole genome shotgun sequence genome:
- the LOC113766734 gene encoding putative nuclease HARBI1, which translates to MDNDGHIQGGQLDDELDDEELDNILMYVVLLGFMFFFQDTHQQVPRRRRVRDSALSGRDYVLEIINGHEDRIIQNMRLDVPQFLLLCDLLLNRGYWHAYPSQRVGVHESVALTLMCLSHDERHRVLAERFQHSTETIDRHVRRVLRALVRLGRDLVRPRNVDDTHPRILNNGLLMPWFRDCVGALDGTHVSAWCRAEVRERFRNRHGDLSQNILAACDHDMRFVFVRVGWEGSAHDARILQETLLDPGSGFPMPPQGKYYAVDAAYRNMPGFMAPFRGARGTPHERAAKALFNRRHASVRNIIERTFGVLKKRFPILKGPMQNYLIATQNNIVLACCALHNFMRDYVPNDEYFNEEAINGAFADAHIAGEQVQMGQPIDMSQQGIDNWNEDRRAMAAHMYVNANN; encoded by the exons ATGGACAACGATGGGCACATTCAAGGAGGTCAACTGGATGACGAGCTAGATGATGAGGAGCTCGACAACATCCTTATGTACGTCGTATTATTGGGTTTCATGTTCTTTTTCCAGGATACACATCAGCAGGTCCCAAGAAGACGAAGAGTACGAGATAGCGCTCTGTCAGGGAGAGATTATGTGCTTGAGATTATTAACGGACATGAAGACCGAATTATTCAGAATATGCGCTTGGAtgttcctcaattccttttGTTGTGCGATTTATTGCTTAATCGGGGTTACTGGCATGCATATCCTTCTCAAAGAGTGGGGGTACATGAATCCGTTGCTTTAACCCTAATGTGCCTGAGCCATGATGAGCGGCACCGGGTGTTAGCCGAGCGGTTCCAGCACTCAACGGAGACGATTGATCGACACGTTCGTCGTGTCTTACGAGCTTTGGTTCGGCTAGGTCGTGATCTCGTTAGGCCAAGAAACGTCGATGACACGCATCCTCGGATCTTGAACAATGGTTTGCTCATGCCGTGGTTCCGA GATTGTGTGGGAGCTTTAGATGGGACCCACGTATCCGCTTGGTGCAGAGCAGAGGTAAGAGAGAGGTTCAGAAATCGGCATGGCGACTTATCCCAGAATATACTTGCTGCTTGCGATCATGATATGCGGTTTGTCTTTGTTCGGGTCGGCTGGGAGGGTAGTGCTCATGATGCCAGAATTCTCCAAGAGACCTTGCTTGATCCGGGCTCAGGATTTCCAATGCCACCGCAAG GAAAATATTATGCAGTAGATGCTGCCTACAGAAATATGCCGGGGTTTATGGCTCCGTTTAGGGGTGCACGGGGCACACCTCATGAGCGAGCAGCTAAAGCGCTGTTCAATAGGCGACATGCATCAGTTAGGAATATTATTGAGCGTACATTTGGAGTTCTTAAGAAGCGATTTCCAATACTCAAAGGTCCAATGCAGAACTACCTGATAGCAACGCAAAATAATATTGTGCTTGCATGTTGTGCTCTTCACAATTTTATGCGCGATTATGTGCCGAATGATGAGTACTTCAATGAAGAAGCGATAAATGGTGCCTTTGCAGATGCACACATAGCAGGGGAACAAGTGCAGATGGGTCAACCTATCGATATGTCGCAGCAGGGCATAGATAACTGGAATGAAGATCGGCGGGCAATGGCGGCGCACATGTATGTGAATGCTAATAACTAG
- the LOC113766737 gene encoding L-type lectin-domain containing receptor kinase IV.1-like: MSLNLVTAILAYFLVHIVVGAAASDDVGFIFQGFQSSNLSLDGLATVTNNGLLRITNTTKFRTGHAFYPNPINFKSTHSSSAFSFSTQFVFAIVPEVSRVNGPGIAFVIAPTRNLTEVGFSQFLGLVDGNTDGNQTNHVFAVELDTFQHQEVEDINANHVGIDVNSVKSIVSSPASYQANNNNSFDNLTLSSGQRMQLWVEYDGADRRINVTLAPIAAAKPHTPLLSLTYDLSPILKQTMYVGFSAASSPLDMGTSQFVLGWSFRVNGVAQALDLSRLPKLPRFGPKKVSKFFTVGLPLICILLSLTLTSGVAYYLRRKWKYAEELEEWELAYGPHRFKYKDLYVATKGFTEKQLLGEGGFGRVYKGILTTNKVEVAVKKVSHHASQGMKEFVAEIVSIGRLSHRNLVPLLGYCRRKGELLLVYEFMSKGSLDSFLFKQPKRTLNWSERFRVIRGVASGLLYLHEEWEQVVIHRDVKASNVLLDDELNGRLGDFGLARLYDHGTLPHTTHVAGSLGYLAPEYSRTGKATTSTDVYAFGAFLLQVACGRRPIEPRAEPEENIILVDWVFLCWKAGNILQVVDQKLGTEYVKEEAEMVLKLGLLCSHSQPKIRPSMRQVLLYLDGSVALPDLSPLAMGISAFGLGSAQPAGFEDIPSSFATFTDQYFLHSVADSILSGGR, encoded by the coding sequence ATGTCATTGAACCTAGTAACAGCAATCTTAGCCTATTTTCTAGTTCACATCGTAGTTGGTGCAGCAGCTTCTGATGATGTTGGGTTCATCTTTCAAGGatttcaatcatcaaatttAAGCCTGGATGGATTAGCCACAGTCACCAACAATGGCCTCCTACGAATAACCAACACCACCAAATTTCGAACCGGGCATGCCTTCTATCCTAATCCCATCAACTTCAAGAGCACACATAGCAGTTCAGCTTTCTCCTTTTCCACCCAGTTTGTGTTTGCTATAGTACCCGAAGTCTCACGCGTGAATGGTCCTGGAATAGCTTTCGTGATTGCACCAACAAGAAACCTTACAGAAGTGGGTTTCTCACAGTTCCTAGGCCTCGTCGATGGAAACACCGACGGGAATCAAACAAATCATGTTTTTGCTGTGGAGCTTGACACTTTCCAACACCAAGAAGTTGAAGATATTAATGCCAACCATGTTGGTATTGATGTCAACTCGGTGAAATCCATCGTATCCAGCCCAGCAAGTTACCAAGCTAATAACAATAATTCATTTGACAACTTAACTCTTAGCAGCGGTCAGCGGATGCAACTTTGGGTGGAATACGACGGGGCGGACAGGAGAATCAATGTTACATTAGCTCCAATAGCGGCTGCCAAACCACATACTCCTCTTTTGTCTTTGACATATGATCTTTCGCCAATTTTAAAGCAAACCATGTATGTTGGCTTTTCTGCAGCCTCTAGTCCACTCGACATGGGAACATCTCAGTTTGTACTTGGATGGAGCTTCAGGGTCAATGGTGTTGCACAAGCTCTTGATCTGTCTCGGCTCCCCAAGCTACCTCGGTTTGGACCTAAGAAAGTGTCTAAATTTTTCACCGTCGGATTGCCCCTGATTTGCATACTTTTGTCATTAACACTAACATCTGGAGTAGCTTATTATTTGAGGAGGAAGTGGAAGTATGCAGAAGAGCTGGAAGAATGGGAGCTTGCTTATGGACCTCACAGGTTCAAATATAAAGATTTATACGTTGCCACCAAGGGGTTTACAGAAAAACAGCTATTGGGAGAAGGCGGATTTGGCAGGGTCTACAAAGGCATTTTGACAACAAACAAGGTTGAGGTTGCTGTCAAGAAGGTCTCTCATCACGCAAGCCAGGGAATGAAAGAATTTGTTGCAGAAATCGTCAGTATTGGACGCTTAAGCCATAGAAATTTAGTGCCGCTCCTGGGTTATTGTCGGCGTAAAGGAGAGTTACTTTTGGTATATGAATTCATGTCCAAGGGTAGTCTAGACAGTTTTCTGTTCAAACAACCAAAGCGTACCCTCAACTGGAGCGAAAGATTTCGAGTCATCAGAGGTGTGGCTTCAGGATTACTCTATCTACACGAAGAATGGGAGCAAGTTGTGATCCACCGAGATGTAAAGGCCAGTAATGTATTGTTAGATGATGAACTGAATGGAAGATTAGGAGATTTCGGCCTGGCACGGCTATACGATCATGGAACTCTACCTCATACCACCCATGTAGCGGGATCGCTTGGCTACCTTGCCCCTGAGTATAGCAGGACAGGGAAGGCCACAACGAGCACTGATGTATATGCTTTTGGGGCCTTTTTGCTACAGGTTGCCTGTGGAAGGAGGCCAATAGAACCCCGAGCAGAGCCAGAAGAGAATATCATTTTGGTAGATTGGGTATTTTTGTGCTGGAAAGCAGGAAATATTCTCCAGGTTGTTGATCAAAAGTTGGGCACTGAGTATGTGAAAGAGGAAGCAGAAATGGTGTTGAAATTAGGCTTATTGTGCTCTCATTCGCAACCAAAGATTAGGCCAAGTATGAGGCAAGTTTTGTTGTACCTGGATGGATCAGTTGCTCTGCCAGATTTATCTCCACTGGCCATGGGCATTTCCGCTTTCGGTCTTGGCTCCGCCCAACCTGCTGGCTTTGAAGATATCCCATCGTCCTTTGCTACCTTTACAGACCAATATTTCTTACATTCTGTAGCAGACTCTATTCTCTCTGGTGGTCGGTAA